The nucleotide window AATTGGGTAGAATTTGGGATGACCATAAATCCAAACTATTTCGTACAACAAAGGTTATCCATATAAAGGAATTACTTTTTTTGTAGAAGTTTATACTGCCTTGCAATATTAACTTAAAAGGGGGTGAATAACACCTGGGGAATAGGAAGGCGCGTCATAATGAAACCTCAACTTCTCCAAAAAATAGTTTTGCGTCTTTTTCGGGAATCGGCCGGCCCTGAATCTTTAATGCTTCGAGATAGCCAGTAATAGCTTCTTCAGCATTTCTTAATGCTTCCTCGAGAGTATCTCCTTCGGTTATACATCCCGGCAAAGCCGGTACTGTAACGGCATACCCCCCATCCTCTTCGTTCCATTCTAAAACGACTTTAAATCGTCTTTGCATAATTTTGCCTCCTTCCTGTTTCAAAAATTTCTGAAAGGTTTCAAGGGTGTTATATTAATAAATATAAAGCTATCCTTCTTGATTTTAATTATATCCTGAATCCGTGAAAAATTGGACCTAAAATACCTTGTCCTGGGCTCAAAACCTCGCAGAAAATTCTTATTCAGGAAAGCCAGGTCGAGGCCCAGACCCAAGAGATCCACCTGTTCTTGCACCCAGTGGAAAGGTAATTTGCGCCACCTGGCGACCTCTTGGTTGAACTTCTCCAGTTCAGCCTGCAGTTGTTCCGGGTTTCCCCCTGTCCTGTTTATGATCTCGGTGACAATTTGCCGCAGCCTTTCTGCTTCACTGGCACTAATAACCTCCAGATACTCGCGGAGCGGAACATGCCTGGGCCGCGCGATACAAAACCCCTTTAAAATCGTCCCCAACTCCTTAACACCAGGCGGAAACACGACACCCTGGGGACCCGCCTGGAGGTGGGCACTGATCCATAAACCACTGCTCGCCCCGCTCGGCCACCATAATATGAGTTTCTACGTTCCCCAATGACATATATTTTATCGTCTCTCCAAAAGCATCCACTGCAATAAACTGGCGTGTTTTTCCCAAAGCAAATCAATTGCCCGGGTAGCTAATTCCATTACACCCAATGAATGGCCAAAACGGTTATGTTCGGCGCCGTGATAAACGTAATGAGTCATTCCCAACTGCTTTATCCGGCGCAATCTCTGAAAGTAGGGATGATCGATAATCTTCTTTTCCTTAGCGGAAATGATAACCCCGTCTTTAAATGTTCCCTTAATCATGCTATGTTCTACCACCCCCTTTGGCCGGGATTTCCTTAGAACAAATGTTTTATGGTAAATACTTCTGGAGCATCATGTACTTGAATGACTTAAAGGACCTGTTTGGGGAGAAAGCGGGTTTGGTATTTGTAAAGGAACCGGAGCATTCGCAGCAGGTATTGCTCGAATTTCAGAAAAAATACGGCATCGAAACAGATGACTTTTTCGCTTTCTACCGTACATTAGGGGTCACTCCGGTAAAAATCGATGCAAAAGAGCTGGCCAGTTGGGAACATCACTTCGAAATCTTCAAAATGGCCGGCGGTGATGTCTGGAGTTTAAAAGAGTCTAACAGAGAGTCAAAATCAACCAGGTGGCGAGAGACCCCATTTTTTATGCCCTCCCCGGCTGCCTTCTTCAATCTTCCGCTTCAAGCTCTTCCGCTTCGCGCTTGAGGACATCTTCGGAGCGTGTTATTGTACAACGCCCCGGCTTGCAGATAATTTCCCGGATCTCCATGATGGTCAGGTACTAGTCTCGGCACTGTATTAACCGTCTGGATAAAGATCAATTCGACCTCTCGTGCGAGAGTAAACAAAAACGCCTAGTTTTGGTAACTCAAAAAAATTTTCTCCTAATATTACTAAAATACATTCGGGACAATTCGTTTTCACATCGGATGAAATTGCAGACATATTAATATCATCAATTTCACTGGGATAGGCCAAAGCATCAGGGTGGCTGTGCCATTCACCGACATAATATTTTTTTCCGCTATATCGTTCTAGTAATCTTGAAAAAAATGCCCGCATTCCTTTTGCGCCTCTAACGAACATATGGGCTAAACCTTTAGAATCAGGCGGTAAAGGTGCGGTTCTACAGATAAATGCATCAAATCCATCATCAGAGTAATATCCAATTAAAGAAGTGCCAACTTCCATTGGGTAATGTTCTTTGGCCATTTTCATAATGCTTACTAAACAAGAATCTGATATAGTAACGGTATATCTTGTACATTTTGATATCCATCTTAATGGTATGCTACTCATAGATAATCCTTTGCCCATATTATTGTTACAAGTGGGAAAGGACAAGTATTTCCCGCCTCAAACCGATTTCTTTTCACAATAGCAACCAAACCTCTTCCTCCCCCTTGCTCCAAATGCTCATTTATAAGATCAACAGCAGCTGCAGCTAAAATTTGAATATGGTTATACAATGCAGGAAAGGTTGGATGCCAGCAGCCAGCGCCTTCAATAATTTCCTCTTCTTTATCAGGCTCATAAAAGTACTCTTCCGACGAAACAGGTAACTCATTATTTTTCGCTAA belongs to Bacillota bacterium and includes:
- a CDS encoding Mov34/MPN/PAD-1 family protein, giving the protein MKMAKEHYPMEVGTSLIGYYSDDGFDAFICRTAPLPPDSKGLAHMFVRGAKGMRAFFSRLLERYSGKKYYVGEWHSHPDALAYPSEIDDINMSAISSDVKTNCPECILVILGENFFELPKLGVFVYSRTRGRIDLYPDG
- a CDS encoding type II toxin-antitoxin system HicB family antitoxin; amino-acid sequence: MQRRFKVVLEWNEEDGGYAVTVPALPGCITEGDTLEEALRNAEEAITGYLEALKIQGRPIPEKDAKLFFGEVEVSL